The following proteins are encoded in a genomic region of Tenacibaculum sp. 190524A05c:
- the rplM gene encoding 50S ribosomal protein L13: MNTLSYKTVSANKATVNKEWVLVDADGQSLGRLASKVAKLIRGKHKTNYTPHVDCGDNVIIINADKVELTGSKWTNKTYLRHTGYPGGQKSLTAQEIFDKNPARLVEKAVKGMLPKNKLGSALFRNLYVYVGTEHGQEAQKPQTINLNDLK, translated from the coding sequence ATGAACACATTAAGTTACAAAACGGTATCGGCTAACAAAGCTACTGTAAACAAAGAGTGGGTTTTAGTTGATGCGGACGGGCAGTCACTAGGTCGTTTAGCTTCTAAAGTTGCAAAACTTATTAGAGGTAAACACAAGACAAACTACACTCCACACGTTGACTGTGGTGATAACGTAATTATCATCAATGCAGACAAAGTTGAATTAACTGGAAGCAAGTGGACTAACAAAACTTACTTACGTCACACTGGTTACCCAGGTGGACAAAAATCTCTTACTGCACAAGAAATTTTCGACAAAAATCCTGCGAGATTAGTAGAGAAAGCAGTAAAAGGTATGTTACCTAAAAACAAATTAGGTAGCGCATTATTTAGAAATTTATATGTATATGTTGGTACAGAGCACGGACAAGAAGCTCAAAAGCCACAAACTATTAACCTTAACGATCTTAAATAA
- the rpsI gene encoding 30S ribosomal protein S9: METVHKIGRRKTAVARVYVSEGSGNITINKRELNNYFTTPTLQYKVQQPLMLTENLASYDIKVNVYGGGVTGQAEAIRLAITRALVSINEDHRSVLKPEGLLTRDPRMVERKKFGQKKARKKFQFSKR; encoded by the coding sequence ATGGAAACAGTTCACAAAATCGGTAGAAGAAAAACAGCTGTTGCACGTGTATATGTTTCTGAAGGAAGTGGAAACATCACAATCAACAAAAGAGAATTAAATAATTATTTCACTACACCAACTTTACAATATAAAGTTCAACAACCATTAATGTTAACTGAGAACTTAGCTTCTTATGACATTAAAGTAAATGTTTATGGTGGTGGTGTTACAGGACAAGCTGAAGCTATTCGTTTAGCAATTACAAGAGCTTTAGTGTCTATCAATGAAGATCACAGATCTGTGTTGAAACCAGAAGGATTATTAACTCGTGATCCAAGAATGGTTGAACGTAAGAAATTCGGTCAGAAGAAAGCACGTAAGAAATTCCAGTTCTCTAAACGTTAA
- the rpsB gene encoding 30S ribosomal protein S2: MANIQELLENGVHFGHLTRKWNPNMAPYIYTERNGVHIIDLYKTSAKIDEAKAALNKIANSGRKILFVATKKQAKDIVAEKAKSVNMPYITERWPGGMLTNFVTIRKAVKKMASIDRMKQDGSFDALSKREKLQINRQREKLEKNLGSISDMTRLPGALFVIDVKKEHIAIAEAQKLNIPIFAMVDTNSDPRPIDFVIPANDDASKSIDKVLSYVTEAISEGLAERKADKEKAKADKEVETKNEEVKAEEAK; this comes from the coding sequence ATGGCAAACATTCAAGAATTATTAGAAAATGGAGTACACTTCGGTCACTTAACTAGAAAGTGGAATCCAAACATGGCTCCATACATTTATACAGAGCGTAATGGTGTTCACATCATCGATTTGTATAAAACTTCTGCTAAGATTGACGAAGCTAAAGCTGCGTTAAACAAGATTGCAAACTCAGGACGTAAAATCTTATTCGTTGCTACAAAGAAGCAAGCTAAAGATATCGTTGCTGAAAAAGCAAAATCAGTAAACATGCCTTACATTACTGAAAGATGGCCAGGTGGTATGTTAACTAACTTTGTTACTATCCGTAAAGCTGTAAAGAAAATGGCTTCTATTGATAGAATGAAGCAAGATGGTTCTTTTGATGCATTATCTAAAAGAGAAAAATTACAAATCAACCGTCAACGTGAAAAATTAGAAAAGAACTTAGGTTCTATCTCTGATATGACTCGTTTACCAGGTGCATTATTTGTAATTGATGTAAAGAAAGAGCACATTGCTATTGCAGAAGCTCAAAAATTAAACATTCCAATCTTTGCAATGGTTGATACAAACTCTGATCCAAGACCGATCGATTTTGTAATTCCTGCAAATGATGATGCTTCTAAGTCTATTGACAAAGTTTTATCTTATGTTACTGAAGCAATTTCTGAAGGATTAGCTGAAAGAAAAGCTGATAAAGAAAAAGCTAAAGCTGACAAAGAAGTTGAGACTAAGAATGAAGAAGTAAAGGCTGAAGAAGCTAAATAA
- the tsf gene encoding translation elongation factor Ts, with protein sequence MSKISAADVKKLRETTGAGMMDCKKALVEAEGDFDKAIEILRKKGQKIAAKRADRDSSEGVAIAKVSEDNTYGVAIVLACETDFVAKNDTYKELAQQFVDIAINFTNKEDFLAADFGDGNTVAEKLIEQTGVIGEKIEVPSFERVEAPYVGSYTHVGKIAALVGLTNTNEKAAELTKDLAMQAASMGATTLSYKDFSPEYVAAETDARIAAIIKDNEELVRLGKTLKNVPQFVSRLQLTDEALAQAEEAAKEQLKAEGKPEQIWDKILPGKMERFISDNTTLDQEQCLLDQKFIKDEKKTVAEYVSSYGDVEVKNFVRVTLG encoded by the coding sequence ATGTCAAAAATTAGCGCTGCTGACGTAAAAAAATTAAGAGAGACTACTGGTGCAGGAATGATGGACTGTAAGAAGGCTTTAGTAGAAGCAGAAGGAGACTTCGATAAAGCAATTGAAATCTTACGTAAAAAAGGACAAAAGATTGCTGCTAAAAGAGCTGATCGTGATTCATCTGAAGGTGTAGCTATCGCTAAAGTTAGTGAAGATAACACTTATGGTGTTGCTATCGTTTTAGCTTGTGAAACTGATTTCGTTGCTAAAAATGATACATATAAAGAATTAGCTCAACAGTTTGTTGATATCGCTATTAACTTTACTAACAAAGAAGATTTCTTAGCTGCTGATTTTGGAGATGGTAATACTGTTGCTGAAAAATTAATTGAGCAAACTGGTGTAATCGGTGAGAAAATCGAAGTTCCATCTTTTGAAAGAGTTGAAGCTCCTTACGTAGGATCATATACTCACGTAGGTAAGATTGCTGCTTTAGTAGGACTTACTAATACAAATGAGAAAGCTGCTGAATTAACTAAAGATTTAGCAATGCAAGCTGCTTCTATGGGAGCAACTACTTTATCTTATAAAGATTTCTCTCCAGAGTATGTAGCTGCTGAAACTGATGCTAGAATTGCTGCTATCATCAAAGATAATGAAGAGTTAGTTCGTTTAGGTAAAACTTTAAAGAACGTACCTCAATTCGTTTCTAGATTACAGTTAACTGACGAAGCTTTAGCTCAAGCTGAAGAAGCTGCTAAAGAGCAATTAAAAGCTGAAGGTAAACCAGAGCAAATCTGGGACAAAATCTTACCAGGAAAAATGGAAAGATTTATTTCTGATAACACTACTTTAGATCAAGAGCAGTGTTTATTAGATCAAAAATTCATCAAGGATGAGAAGAAAACTGTTGCAGAATATGTTTCTTCTTATGGTGATGTAGAAGTTAAAAACTTCGTAAGAGTTACTTTAGGGTAA
- a CDS encoding T9SS type A sorting domain-containing protein: MKTYYAKALLLVFLFCCSLTYSKDIYVSKSGDDTYTGTITKPFKTIAKASSIAQPGDVIIIGEGVYEEILRPDRSGVSGNPIIYTSKDNEKVIISAMESLSGWINDTGNIYKIKVDWDLGQDNFVMNGSTAMDLARWPNNTDGNPFTLNSLRNDGGSPSDVVNGAYLTSSKIPNINWTGGSVFFYGDKPGSGWIAWKSFITSSAAGRVNFVLDKNPTWIRTFHAPADKGDFYLEGVKGALDYENEWWFDSSTKELFVILPGGNKPNDGLVQMRRRSLTIDLNQRSHIEIRNIAVFGGGIELKSNSNNNKLFGVSSFYGNHTQGIFKGFNAGKPSIEVNGTNNVVDKCEIGFSAATGVRLGGSFNLLKNCYIHDFNYLGSYDAPLVARGGTDNKILNNTIFNGGRDGINFNGNRCEIAYNDVYKSNLIADDCATFYTVGGPQNTEIHHNWFHDTASRGDKKKAAGIYLDNDAEAFSVHHNVVWNTEWTGVQINWDGKDIDVFNNTFWNNSDEMGAWHKAGTAFTNVRVWNNLGFKGEWEPQSDKKNNLIAQNTDFNNIANGKFNLTNGASAIDKGIEITGITDGFKGAAPDVGAYEYNGELWLAGIDWNPKLGPANRCYNLPGEDCESSVLSTDDLSYENDLVRLFPNPVDEVLKIQMDFTERTKNVIIYSLLGEELIRKELNQDTLEVEVGGLNSGVYVLSINNGEKKMKFIKK, from the coding sequence ATGAAAACTTATTACGCAAAAGCACTGTTATTAGTGTTCCTTTTTTGTTGTTCTCTAACCTATAGTAAAGATATTTATGTTTCCAAATCGGGTGATGATACCTACACGGGAACAATAACTAAGCCCTTTAAAACTATAGCCAAAGCTTCTTCTATTGCTCAACCTGGAGATGTAATTATAATTGGAGAAGGAGTCTATGAAGAAATTCTACGTCCAGATAGATCAGGAGTTTCTGGGAACCCGATTATTTACACATCAAAAGACAATGAAAAAGTTATTATTAGTGCAATGGAAAGTCTAAGTGGCTGGATTAATGATACAGGAAATATCTACAAGATAAAAGTTGATTGGGATTTGGGACAGGATAATTTTGTCATGAATGGAAGTACTGCCATGGACTTAGCGAGATGGCCGAATAATACTGATGGAAACCCATTTACTCTTAATTCTTTAAGAAATGACGGAGGAAGTCCTTCAGATGTCGTGAATGGAGCGTATTTAACTTCTTCTAAAATTCCAAATATAAATTGGACTGGTGGTTCGGTTTTTTTCTATGGTGACAAGCCTGGATCTGGATGGATTGCCTGGAAATCATTCATTACTTCGAGTGCGGCAGGAAGAGTGAATTTTGTACTAGATAAGAACCCAACATGGATTAGAACTTTTCATGCTCCGGCAGATAAAGGAGATTTTTATTTGGAAGGTGTTAAAGGAGCATTGGATTATGAAAACGAATGGTGGTTTGATAGTTCAACCAAAGAATTATTCGTGATTCTACCTGGTGGGAATAAACCGAATGATGGTTTAGTTCAAATGAGAAGAAGAAGTTTAACTATCGATTTGAATCAAAGGAGTCATATAGAGATTAGAAATATCGCTGTATTTGGTGGAGGGATCGAGTTGAAATCCAATTCAAATAATAATAAGCTCTTTGGTGTTTCCTCGTTTTACGGAAATCATACTCAGGGAATATTTAAAGGTTTCAATGCTGGAAAACCGAGCATTGAAGTTAACGGAACAAACAATGTAGTTGACAAGTGTGAAATTGGATTTAGTGCTGCAACTGGAGTTCGATTAGGAGGTAGTTTTAATTTGTTGAAAAACTGTTACATCCATGATTTTAATTATTTAGGTTCCTATGACGCGCCATTAGTTGCCAGAGGAGGAACTGATAATAAAATTCTGAATAATACTATTTTTAACGGTGGAAGAGATGGAATAAACTTCAATGGTAATCGTTGTGAAATTGCTTATAATGATGTGTATAAAAGTAATTTAATTGCAGATGATTGTGCCACTTTTTATACTGTTGGTGGTCCACAGAATACAGAAATTCATCATAATTGGTTTCATGATACAGCATCAAGAGGTGATAAAAAGAAGGCTGCTGGCATTTATTTAGATAATGATGCGGAGGCCTTTTCAGTTCATCATAATGTGGTTTGGAATACAGAATGGACAGGTGTTCAAATCAATTGGGACGGTAAAGATATTGATGTTTTTAATAATACGTTTTGGAATAATTCTGATGAAATGGGAGCTTGGCATAAAGCAGGTACGGCATTTACAAATGTAAGAGTTTGGAATAACCTTGGTTTTAAAGGAGAGTGGGAACCTCAGTCAGATAAAAAAAACAATCTTATTGCACAGAATACTGATTTCAATAACATAGCTAATGGAAAATTTAACTTAACGAATGGGGCAAGTGCTATTGACAAAGGAATCGAGATTACGGGTATTACAGATGGATTTAAAGGAGCTGCACCGGATGTTGGGGCTTATGAATATAATGGAGAGCTATGGTTAGCTGGAATAGATTGGAATCCAAAATTGGGTCCAGCGAATAGATGCTACAATTTGCCTGGTGAAGATTGTGAGTCGTCAGTTTTAAGTACTGATGATTTGAGTTATGAGAATGATTTGGTGAGATTATTTCCGAATCCAGTAGATGAAGTCCTAAAGATTCAAATGGATTTTACTGAAAGAACTAAAAATGTGATTATTTACAGTTTGCTGGGTGAGGAATTGATTAGAAAAGAACTTAATCAAGATACTTTAGAGGTTGAAGTAGGAGGATTAAACAGTGGGGTTTATGTGTTGTCAATAAATAATGGTGAGAAAAAAATGAAGTTCATTAAGAAATAA
- the pyrH gene encoding UMP kinase, with protein MQYKRILLKLSGEALMGERDYGIDPKRLKEYALQIKQVVEKGIEVAIVIGGGNIFRGVAGAANGMDRVQGDHMGMLATCINGLALQSALEDEGVYTRMQTALEIKEVAEPYIKRKAIRHLEKGRVVIFGAGTGNPYFTTDTAAVLRAIEIDADAILKGTRVDGIYNDDPEKNKDAIKFETITFKDVIEKGLKVMDMTAFTLSEENKLPIIVFDMNKNGNLMKLVSGEPIGTIVDYK; from the coding sequence ATGCAATACAAACGAATACTTCTAAAATTAAGCGGAGAAGCCCTTATGGGGGAACGCGACTATGGAATTGACCCAAAAAGATTAAAAGAATATGCCTTACAAATAAAACAAGTTGTTGAAAAAGGTATTGAAGTTGCCATTGTTATTGGTGGTGGTAATATATTTAGAGGTGTTGCTGGAGCAGCTAACGGAATGGACAGAGTTCAAGGAGATCACATGGGAATGTTAGCAACATGTATTAACGGTTTAGCTTTACAAAGTGCTTTAGAAGATGAAGGTGTTTACACAAGAATGCAAACTGCCTTAGAAATCAAAGAAGTTGCTGAACCTTACATTAAAAGAAAAGCTATAAGACACTTAGAAAAAGGTAGAGTTGTTATATTTGGTGCAGGAACAGGAAATCCATACTTTACAACGGATACTGCTGCTGTATTAAGAGCAATTGAAATAGATGCAGATGCAATTTTAAAAGGAACTCGTGTAGATGGAATCTATAATGACGATCCTGAGAAAAATAAAGATGCAATTAAATTCGAAACTATTACGTTTAAAGATGTAATAGAAAAAGGATTAAAAGTAATGGATATGACTGCTTTTACCCTTAGTGAAGAAAATAAATTACCTATTATTGTTTTTGATATGAACAAAAACGGGAACTTAATGAAATTAGTTTCTGGTGAACCAATTGGAACAATAGTTGATTACAAATAA
- the frr gene encoding ribosome recycling factor — protein sequence MTEEIDFILDSTKEAMDSAISHLEKELRSIRAGKASPAMLANVQVDYYGSATPLSQVANVNTPDARTISIQPWEKNMLQEIEKAIMIANLGFNPMNNGESIIINVPPLTEERRRDLAKQAKAEAENAKVGVRNARKDANNEIKKLDVSDDMKKNTEADIQTLTDNYVKQIDEKYAVKEKEIMTV from the coding sequence ATGACTGAAGAAATAGATTTTATATTAGATAGCACAAAAGAAGCAATGGATAGCGCAATTTCTCATTTAGAGAAAGAATTACGTAGTATTAGAGCTGGTAAAGCTTCTCCAGCAATGTTAGCAAATGTACAAGTTGATTATTATGGATCTGCAACACCATTAAGTCAAGTAGCTAATGTAAATACTCCAGATGCAAGAACAATTTCTATTCAACCATGGGAAAAAAATATGTTACAAGAAATTGAAAAAGCTATTATGATTGCTAATTTAGGTTTCAACCCTATGAACAATGGTGAAAGTATTATAATTAATGTTCCACCATTAACAGAGGAGCGTCGTCGTGATCTTGCAAAACAAGCTAAAGCTGAGGCTGAAAATGCTAAAGTGGGAGTTAGAAATGCAAGAAAAGATGCAAATAATGAGATCAAAAAGTTAGACGTTTCTGACGATATGAAGAAAAATACAGAAGCTGATATCCAAACTTTAACAGATAATTACGTGAAGCAAATTGACGAGAAATATGCTGTTAAGGAAAAAGAAATCATGACTGTATAA